The following are from one region of the Leptospira andrefontaineae genome:
- a CDS encoding NADPH-dependent FMN reductase produces the protein MKVLAVSGSLRKGSSNTALLLAAKRIAKDSLQITLADPLDRIPHFNPDLDTDSPPKEVTTWRRELKEADAILFSSPEYAFAIPGVLKNALDWIVSSAELYGKPVGLINASPGYGGASKAQEAFLHLLNVLTVKINDGCVLSIPSVNKKVDPEGNIMDEQTEKELKSCLESLERLIQDSKLS, from the coding sequence ATGAAAGTCCTCGCAGTCTCCGGAAGTTTAAGAAAAGGTTCTTCCAATACAGCCTTATTACTCGCAGCAAAAAGGATCGCAAAAGATTCTTTGCAAATTACACTCGCCGATCCATTAGATAGGATCCCTCACTTTAATCCGGACCTAGATACGGATTCTCCTCCTAAAGAAGTTACTACATGGAGAAGGGAATTGAAAGAAGCAGACGCCATCCTTTTTTCTAGTCCCGAATATGCATTTGCAATCCCAGGTGTTTTGAAGAATGCACTCGATTGGATCGTATCCAGTGCAGAACTTTATGGAAAGCCTGTCGGACTGATCAATGCATCTCCAGGTTACGGTGGAGCTTCCAAGGCACAGGAGGCTTTTTTACATTTATTGAATGTACTCACAGTTAAGATAAATGATGGCTGTGTCTTAAGTATTCCATCTGTTAATAAAAAAGTGGATCCGGAAGGTAATATCATGGATGAACAAACGGAGAAGGAACTCAAAAGCTGCTTAGAAAGTTTGGAACGTTTGATCCAAGATTCTAAACTCTCCTGA